The genomic segment GCGTCCCCGCCCTCGCACGCCGTGGCCGGGCTCGACGCCGGCTGCCCCGCGCCCTCGGCCCCGCCGCAGCCCACGACCAGCGCGAGCGACACGAGCGTCAGCGCTCCCGGTTCCCATCCCCGCATGCGGCGAGACTACCCTCTCTCGTACGCGCCTGCGCGCTCAGCCGTCGCCGAGCCCGAGCGACGCGTGCGCGCCCGTCGCCCGGACGTCGTCGGCGAAGGCCTCCATCGGCTCCCAGCTCTCGGGGGACACGTCGGGCACGGCGCCCGCGGGGCACGGGTCGGCCACGCAGCGGTAGGGCGCGCCCTCGTACATCACGACGTCACCTGACGGGTAAGTGACCGGCGCGTCGCCGCCGAGCGAGGCGACGTCCGTCCAGAGCTCGAGCGAGAGGTAGTCGAAGTCGTCGGGGAGGCCGGCGTCTCTGAAGGCGATCGGGGGCAACGAGACCATCTCATTGTCGGCCCCGATGAAGCCGGTCGCCTCGCCGTTGCACTCGGCCGGCACGGGGCTGCAGAGGCGGTCGCCGTCGTCGAACCGGTTGCCGCGCACCTCGAAGTCGGTCGCGCCGTTGCCCTGACGGATCATGTGACCGGGCGGCGTGGCGTCGGTGTAGACCTCGTCCCGATCGAAGTGATGGCCGCGGATCTCGTTGTTCGCGATCGTGAAGGTCAGGGGCTCGACGTCCCGCGCGATGCCGTACACGGCGAGGTTCCGGAAGTGACCGAGGTAGTTGTCCTCGACGATCACGCCGTCCCCCGCCGCGTGCGCGTCGCCCGGGACGTCGTTGCCGAAGAGCCCCACCATCGAGCCCGCGGCGCCGAGGAACACGTTGTGGTGCACGCGCGTGACGCCCGACCGGATCGACACCTGGAGGTTGCCGTCCTGGAAGCGCTGGAACGCGTCGCGCCAGTCGATGGCCGAGGGGCCGAAGACGTTGTGGTGGACCTCGTTGTCGCCCGCGAGCTGACCGAGCTGGATCGACTCCGTGCCCGCGCGCAGCACTCGGTTGTAGCTGACGTCGAAGCCCTCCAGCGTGTGCTGGGGCTGGCTCTGGGTGCTCCCCAGGTACATGCCCTCGCTGACGGTGTCGTGAATGTAGTTGTCGTGGATCCAGACGTCGCGCATCGTGGCCGAGGCGTCGTCGTCGGTCTTGATCAGCATCCCCGCGAAGCCCACGCCGCGGATCTCGATGAACTCGAGCTCGAAGTCGCTCGCCCCGCCGCCCACGCCCAGGCCGCTCCGGCCGGACTCCGCGTGGGCGTCGTCGATGAGGAAGCCGTAGCGGCCCGCGCTGCTCGCGTAGGCGTTGTCGCGGTGGCCGGGGAACGCGGCGTCGCCGGTCCCCGAGACCGGGTCGTAGCGCCCGGAGAGCACGAACCCCGACCCGCCCTCGATGACGAAGAGGTAGTGATGGCCGAGCCCGCCCACGCGGACCTGGCCGCCGAGGTTGGTGACCACGAGCGGGCGCGCGTCCCGATCGCGCGCGGGCAGGTTGCCGAGGCGGATGAAGGGGTAGTGCCCGGCGGGGATGTAGAGGCGGTCCAGGGTCTCCCAGTCCACCTCGGGGAAGCGGTCCTGGAGGTCCGGGATGTACATGCCCATGCCCTCGTCCACCGCGGGCAGGGTGAAGGTCGTGGTCGGCTCGCCCAGGCGCCCGTCGGGGAGGCGCGCCGTGACGCCCACCGCCCCGGGAGGCACCTCGCCATCCGTCCCCGCGTCCATCGGGGCGGGCGCTCCGTCGGGCCCAGGGGCGGGGGCGCCGTCCGGGAGCGGGCTGGTGTCTGCGTCCGCGGCGGGCACGACCTCGCCGTCGCAGGCGGCGAGGAGGACCAGGAGCGCGAGCGAGCCGGGAAGCCAACGTGTCATCGCGATCGACGCTATCACGCGCGTCGGCGGCGATCGCGAGCCGGCATGAATTGGCGTTCAGCCCTCGGCGGCGCGCGCGTGGCGGGAGAGCCGCTCGGCCACCTCGGGCCAGAGCCCGGGCGGGAAGTCGTGGCCCATGCCTTCGACCATCCACAGCTCGGCGTCCGGGATGGCCTCCGCCGTGGCGCGCCCGCCCCACGGGCGGATCAGCGGGTCGACGGTGCCGTGGATCACGAGCGTGGGCGCCCGCACGAAGCGGAGCCGGGCCGTGCGATCGCCGGTGGCGCCGATCGCGCCGAGGTGCCGCAGGAAGCCGCGCGGGTTGAAGCCGCGGTCCCAGCTCGCCGCCGCCGTGTCGCGCACCCAGGCCTCGTCGAAGTCGTACCCGGTGCTCCGGATGACGCGAAAGAGGTTGACGTTCCGCTCGACGGACTCGTCCTTGGTGCGCGGCGCCTTCTGGAACAGGGCGCCGAGCGCGCGCGGCTCGCTGAGGAGCCCGGGCTTGCCCGTGGTGCTCATCATCGAGACGAGCGAGCGGACCCGGTGCGGATGCGTGAAGGCGAGGGTCTGCGCGATCATGCCGCCCATCGAGGCGCCGACGATGTGCGCGTCCTCGAGGTCGAGCGCGTCGAGGAGGTGGGCCACGTCGTCGGCCATGTCCTCGAGCGAGTAGGGGGCCTGGACCCGGCGGCCGATCAGGCCCTTCAGGAGCGTCTCGCCCATCGGCGGGACGCCGAGGTGGTGGAGGTGGCTCGAGCGGCCGACGTCACGGTTGTCGAAGCGGATGACGCGGTGACCCTGCGCCGCGAGCGCGTCACAGAAGCCGTCCGGCCACAGGATCATCTGGGCGCCGATGCCCATCACGAGCACGATGGGCGGGCCCTCACCGCGCTCGTCCCAGCAGAAGTCGAGCCCGTTGCCGAGCGCCGTGAATCGCTCCTCGGTCAACGCGCCTCCCGGGTTTCCACGACGGTCGTCACCGGTACGTGAAGCGGACTTCGTAGTCGCAGAGCTGGTAGACGTCGCCCTCTTCGATGCGCTTGCTGTCGATCTTCCGGCCGTGGAACTCCACGCCGTTGGTCGAGCCGAGGTCCTTCATGTACCAGCCGCCGTTCTGCCAGATCACCGCGGCGTGACG from the Sandaracinaceae bacterium genome contains:
- a CDS encoding alpha/beta hydrolase — protein: MTEERFTALGNGLDFCWDERGEGPPIVLVMGIGAQMILWPDGFCDALAAQGHRVIRFDNRDVGRSSHLHHLGVPPMGETLLKGLIGRRVQAPYSLEDMADDVAHLLDALDLEDAHIVGASMGGMIAQTLAFTHPHRVRSLVSMMSTTGKPGLLSEPRALGALFQKAPRTKDESVERNVNLFRVIRSTGYDFDEAWVRDTAAASWDRGFNPRGFLRHLGAIGATGDRTARLRFVRAPTLVIHGTVDPLIRPWGGRATAEAIPDAELWMVEGMGHDFPPGLWPEVAERLSRHARAAEG
- a CDS encoding right-handed parallel beta-helix repeat-containing protein, encoding MTRWLPGSLALLVLLAACDGEVVPAADADTSPLPDGAPAPGPDGAPAPMDAGTDGEVPPGAVGVTARLPDGRLGEPTTTFTLPAVDEGMGMYIPDLQDRFPEVDWETLDRLYIPAGHYPFIRLGNLPARDRDARPLVVTNLGGQVRVGGLGHHYLFVIEGGSGFVLSGRYDPVSGTGDAAFPGHRDNAYASSAGRYGFLIDDAHAESGRSGLGVGGGASDFELEFIEIRGVGFAGMLIKTDDDASATMRDVWIHDNYIHDTVSEGMYLGSTQSQPQHTLEGFDVSYNRVLRAGTESIQLGQLAGDNEVHHNVFGPSAIDWRDAFQRFQDGNLQVSIRSGVTRVHHNVFLGAAGSMVGLFGNDVPGDAHAAGDGVIVEDNYLGHFRNLAVYGIARDVEPLTFTIANNEIRGHHFDRDEVYTDATPPGHMIRQGNGATDFEVRGNRFDDGDRLCSPVPAECNGEATGFIGADNEMVSLPPIAFRDAGLPDDFDYLSLELWTDVASLGGDAPVTYPSGDVVMYEGAPYRCVADPCPAGAVPDVSPESWEPMEAFADDVRATGAHASLGLGDG